The following coding sequences are from one Lolium rigidum isolate FL_2022 chromosome 6, APGP_CSIRO_Lrig_0.1, whole genome shotgun sequence window:
- the LOC124664485 gene encoding putative E3 ubiquitin-protein ligase SINA-like 6 codes for MEVSVNSDNKSKGVGCQDGKSGGKMQNVTMGMEVFDCSICSNPLRPPIFQCSKGNSICSPCCNKLPESDRLAAQRCYIMERVINNIFVPCKHGCKRKITYYNKDAHEAECPIGPCICPISGCGFVAPTAALRDHLTTLHKLPKTPIELFEMSSFPVQPGCQVLCSGYGRLFLLDMVTLESFGHAVSLTCVRPETPRATVDVEVQFSSFEGHIQVSRCEIKPDGEPTQCLCAVPGRGTGVLVGIKICMVYYDNDELKEEGEESDDEWNEYDYNSDQDEAEDDRDEDVDDD; via the exons ATGGAGGTATCAGTCAACTCCGACAACAAGAGTAAAGGAGTTGGTTGCCAAGATGGAAAGAGTGGTGGCAAGATGCAGAATGTCACCATGGGGATGGAGGTATTCGACTGCTCCATCTGCTCCAACCCCCTCAGGCCTCCCATTTTCCAG TGTTCTAAGGGGAATTCCATTTGCTCGCCTTGCTGCAACAAACTGCCAGAAAGTGACCGCTTGGCTGCCCAGCGCTGCTACATCATGGAGCGCGTCATCAACAACATCTTTGTTCCCTGCAAGCATGGATGCAAGAGGAAGATTACCTACTACAACAAGGACGCGCATGAGGCGGAGTGCCCGATCGGGCCGTGCATTTGCCCAATCTCTGGATGCGGCTTCGTCGCGCCAACAGCGGCTCTCCGGGACCATCTCACCACCCTGCACAAGCTGCCAAAAACACCGATTGAATTATTCGAGATGTCCAGCTTCCCAGTCCAGCCGGGCTGTCAAGTTCTCTGCAGCGGATATGGTCGCCTCTTCCTTCTTGACATGGTGACGCTCGAGTCCTTTGGCCATGCAGTCTCCCTCACTTGCGTACGGCCAGAAACTCCACGGGCCACGGTCGATGTCGAAGTGCAGTTCTCAAGCTTCGAAGGACACATCCAAGTCTCGAGGTGTGAGATCAAACCAGACGGGGAACCAACGCAATGCTTGTGTGCCGTGCCCGGTAGAGGAACCGGTGTCTTGGTCGGCATCAAGATATGTATGGTGTACTACGACAATGACGAGCTGAAGGAGGAGGGCGAGGAGTCGGACGACGAATGGAATGAGTACGACTACAACTCCGACCAGGATGAGGCAGAGGATGATCGTGATGAGGACGTGGATGATGATTGA